A section of the Pelorhabdus rhamnosifermentans genome encodes:
- a CDS encoding carbohydrate binding domain-containing protein produces MKKNLVMTLMFLFVMGLFTTAFAAEKFEVKGQGSVDKNYVSYFAGQKPFNDGASTITQTVSADGILTIKYALQPKGWLGATSEQFQEDWSAFTGLKFKLAGGTKAKIRLELYDANGVSYEATFIDDSANGKLVTLPFSSFKARTDYQPAGVDPDQPFSLVPVKTLNISPLEGKGTILFSELKLYK; encoded by the coding sequence ATGAAAAAAAACCTAGTAATGACTCTAATGTTCTTATTTGTGATGGGTCTCTTCACTACTGCTTTTGCTGCTGAAAAATTTGAAGTAAAAGGGCAAGGCAGCGTGGACAAAAACTATGTCAGTTATTTCGCTGGTCAAAAACCTTTTAACGATGGTGCATCCACAATAACCCAAACAGTCAGTGCTGACGGTATATTGACAATAAAATATGCCTTGCAACCAAAGGGGTGGCTTGGTGCAACTAGCGAACAATTTCAAGAAGACTGGTCTGCTTTTACTGGGTTGAAGTTTAAATTAGCAGGCGGAACCAAGGCTAAAATTAGACTAGAACTATATGATGCCAATGGAGTTTCTTATGAAGCCACATTTATCGATGATTCTGCTAACGGAAAACTAGTTACTCTTCCATTTAGTAGCTTCAAAGCTAGAACAGACTATCAACCTGCTGGGGTAGATCCCGACCAACCTTTTTCCTTGGTTCCTGTTAAAACTTTAAATATCTCACCACTTGAAGGTAAAGGAACCATCCTTTTCTCTGAATTGAAACTCTATAAATAA